Proteins encoded together in one Pantoea sp. CCBC3-3-1 window:
- a CDS encoding SfnB family sulfur acquisition oxidoreductase — MASEKLTAASGASLAAHSESPLSDIDWQPPEPAAVLDSEQQALAAARQVAALAVADAATRDRDRIYPLEALSLFSRSGLASLSVPRAFGGGGLPYRTVAEVFRLISAADPSLGQIPQNHFGLIQFVRDAGTPEQQAAIFKAVVNGHRLGNGGPEKNSRHTRDVQARLRQSEQGLRLSGEKFYSTGALFAHLIVTTAVDDNGKAVMAFIPRQTPGLEIIDDWSGIGQRTTASGTVRLTNVWVDPARVIAVPDAGQPSLRGPVSQLIQAAIDAGIARGAFDEACEFIRQHSRPWVDAGVERNACDPHLQADVGRVWIALQAAEALLRRAANTLDALDPQRLDAAGIAQASIAVAEAKVLTTNVALTASEKLLEWGGSRSSLSEHNLDRHWRNARTHTLHDPVRWKYHAIGNYYLNAIFPARHAWI; from the coding sequence ATGGCTTCTGAAAAACTAACGGCGGCCAGCGGGGCGAGCCTGGCTGCCCACAGCGAAAGCCCGCTCAGCGACATTGACTGGCAGCCCCCAGAGCCTGCCGCAGTGCTTGACAGCGAGCAACAGGCGCTTGCCGCAGCACGGCAGGTGGCGGCACTGGCGGTGGCCGATGCGGCAACGCGCGACAGAGATCGTATTTATCCGCTGGAGGCGCTCTCGCTGTTCAGCCGCAGCGGCTTAGCCAGCCTTTCTGTTCCCCGTGCTTTTGGCGGCGGCGGGCTGCCTTATCGCACCGTGGCGGAGGTTTTCCGCCTGATCTCGGCAGCCGATCCGTCGCTGGGACAGATCCCGCAAAACCACTTCGGCCTGATCCAGTTTGTTCGCGACGCGGGCACACCAGAACAACAGGCGGCGATATTCAAAGCGGTGGTCAACGGCCACCGGCTGGGCAACGGCGGGCCGGAGAAAAACAGCCGACACACGCGGGACGTGCAGGCACGGCTGCGACAAAGTGAACAGGGACTGCGGCTCAGCGGCGAGAAGTTTTATTCCACCGGCGCGCTCTTTGCCCACCTCATCGTCACCACCGCTGTTGATGATAACGGTAAGGCGGTCATGGCGTTTATACCGCGTCAGACACCGGGCCTGGAGATTATTGATGACTGGTCGGGCATCGGCCAGCGCACCACGGCCAGCGGCACGGTACGCCTGACGAACGTGTGGGTCGATCCGGCGCGGGTCATCGCGGTTCCCGACGCCGGGCAGCCTTCGCTGCGCGGCCCGGTTTCGCAGCTGATTCAGGCGGCCATCGATGCCGGAATCGCTCGCGGCGCTTTCGATGAGGCGTGTGAATTTATCCGTCAGCACTCACGTCCGTGGGTGGACGCGGGCGTGGAGCGCAATGCTTGTGATCCGCACCTGCAGGCGGATGTCGGACGCGTCTGGATCGCGTTACAGGCGGCGGAAGCGTTGCTTCGGCGTGCGGCAAATACGCTGGACGCGCTCGATCCCCAACGGCTTGATGCGGCCGGTATTGCGCAGGCGTCCATTGCCGTTGCCGAGGCCAAAGTACTGACAACAAACGTTGCGCTGACAGCCAGCGAAAAGCTATTGGAATGGGGCGGCAGCCGATCTTCACTCAGTGAACATAATCTGGATCGCCACTGGCGCAATGCGCGCACCCATACGTTACATGACCCGGTGCGCTGGAAGTATCACGCTATCGGTAACTATTACCTCAACGCGATTTTCCCGGCCCGTCATGCCTGGATTTAA
- a CDS encoding SfnB family sulfur acquisition oxidoreductase, producing MSQVKPKQPAAVITSEAQALSVAHALAAQFRPESSLRDRERQLPDTQLQALFASGLGAITVPAAFGGAAVSSVVVAQIIAILSEADAAIGQIPQNHFYALEVLRVNGSASQQRRLYREVLDGVHLGNALAEFRTPAAHHRSTSVLPQGDGFLLQGQKFYATGAIWADRIPTAARDGDGKEQLVFVPREQAGVSVTDDWSGFGQRTTGSGTVIFEAVIIDPQDIVPFQSAFERPTAVGPFAQIMHAAIDQGIARAAFSEMLDFIRTKARPWPDAGVERAADDPLLIDRVGQMAARLQAGEALLEDAGEAVDTAQREPDAQRVAHASIQVAAARAWTTECALEAANLLFELSGTRSALREHNFDRHWRNARTHTLHDPVRWKYPLIGDYILNGTLPPRRGTI from the coding sequence ATGAGCCAGGTTAAGCCAAAACAGCCCGCCGCCGTCATTACCAGCGAGGCTCAGGCGCTCAGCGTGGCGCACGCGCTGGCTGCACAGTTTCGCCCTGAATCGAGCCTGCGCGACCGTGAGCGACAGCTGCCTGATACGCAGCTTCAGGCGCTGTTTGCATCAGGGCTGGGTGCGATAACCGTGCCGGCCGCCTTTGGCGGTGCGGCCGTCTCCAGCGTCGTAGTGGCGCAGATCATTGCGATCCTGAGCGAAGCCGATGCCGCCATCGGGCAAATCCCGCAGAACCACTTTTACGCGCTGGAAGTGCTGCGGGTAAACGGCTCGGCCAGCCAGCAGCGGCGTTTGTATCGGGAAGTGCTGGATGGCGTGCATTTGGGCAACGCCCTGGCAGAATTCCGCACCCCGGCCGCGCATCATCGCAGCACGTCGGTTTTGCCGCAGGGCGACGGTTTTTTGCTACAGGGGCAGAAGTTCTATGCCACCGGCGCGATCTGGGCCGACCGCATTCCCACCGCTGCACGCGATGGTGACGGCAAAGAACAGCTGGTGTTTGTGCCGCGCGAACAGGCTGGCGTCAGCGTAACCGACGACTGGTCGGGCTTTGGTCAGCGTACTACCGGCAGCGGTACCGTCATCTTTGAAGCCGTGATTATCGATCCGCAGGATATCGTGCCGTTTCAGAGCGCCTTTGAGCGGCCCACGGCGGTCGGCCCTTTTGCGCAAATTATGCATGCCGCCATCGATCAGGGCATTGCCCGCGCGGCCTTCAGTGAGATGCTCGACTTTATTCGTACCAAAGCACGCCCGTGGCCCGACGCGGGCGTGGAGCGGGCCGCAGACGATCCGCTGCTGATCGATCGTGTGGGACAAATGGCGGCGCGTTTGCAGGCAGGAGAAGCCTTACTGGAAGATGCAGGCGAGGCCGTGGATACCGCGCAGCGCGAACCTGATGCACAACGGGTTGCGCATGCTTCCATACAGGTTGCCGCCGCGCGCGCCTGGACAACGGAGTGCGCGCTGGAAGCGGCAAACCTGCTGTTTGAGCTTTCAGGCACCCGCTCGGCGCTGCGGGAACATAATTTTGACCGCCACTGGCGCAATGCGCGTACCCATACGCTGCACGATCCGGTGCGCTGGAAATATCCACTGATTGGCGACTACATACTGAACGGCACGCTGCCACCGCGCAGGGGGACAATATGA
- a CDS encoding LLM class flavin-dependent oxidoreductase: MKPAKQLLLNAFNMNCVGHIHHGMWTHPQDRSTEFNDLDYWLDLAKTLERGLFDGLFIADIIGVYDVYQQGIALTASESIQLPVNDPLMLVSAMASVTQHLGFGLTANLSYEAPYPFARRLSTLDHLTKGRVGWNIVTGYLDSAARAMGQTELVSHDRRYDQADEFLEVCYRLWEGSWEEDAVINDKACRRYADASKIHPVRHQGEFYQLEGYHLSQPSPQRTPLLFQAGSSGRGTRFAANHAECTFVNGRTPQAMRIQSDKLRRAAQDAGRQPDDLKIFMGISVIVAPTESEAQEKYREYLRYASPEAGVAHFSSSIGIDLAQFGLDEPIRSGPTRAIESVSKAFEGWTRRQLLEQHALGGRYALIVGNPSQVAEALINWLDEGGIDGFNLTRIVNPQSYIDFIDLVVPELQLRGRYKTGYQPGTFRKKLFGDNRLPDRHPAARDRITSGDPR, from the coding sequence ATGAAGCCGGCAAAACAGCTGTTACTGAACGCGTTTAACATGAACTGCGTTGGCCATATTCATCATGGCATGTGGACGCATCCGCAGGATCGTTCCACCGAATTTAACGATCTGGATTACTGGCTGGATCTGGCGAAAACGCTGGAACGCGGCCTGTTTGACGGTCTGTTTATTGCCGATATCATCGGCGTTTATGACGTTTATCAGCAGGGCATTGCGTTGACGGCCAGCGAATCTATTCAGCTGCCGGTTAACGATCCGCTGATGCTGGTATCGGCAATGGCCAGCGTGACGCAGCATCTGGGCTTCGGCCTGACGGCGAATCTCAGCTACGAAGCGCCTTATCCGTTCGCCCGACGCTTATCTACCCTTGACCATCTGACCAAAGGCCGCGTGGGCTGGAACATCGTTACCGGCTATCTCGACAGCGCCGCCCGGGCGATGGGGCAGACCGAGCTGGTGAGCCACGATCGTCGCTATGACCAGGCCGATGAGTTTCTTGAGGTCTGCTATCGCCTGTGGGAAGGCAGTTGGGAAGAGGATGCGGTGATCAATGATAAAGCGTGCAGGCGTTATGCCGACGCCAGCAAAATTCACCCGGTACGCCATCAGGGCGAATTTTATCAGCTGGAAGGCTATCACCTCTCGCAGCCTTCGCCGCAGCGCACGCCGCTGCTGTTTCAGGCGGGAAGCTCCGGGCGCGGCACGCGTTTTGCGGCAAATCATGCGGAATGCACCTTTGTGAATGGGCGGACGCCGCAGGCGATGCGAATTCAGTCGGATAAGCTGCGTCGGGCAGCACAGGATGCGGGCCGCCAGCCTGACGATCTGAAGATTTTTATGGGCATCTCGGTGATCGTTGCGCCGACCGAAAGCGAAGCGCAGGAGAAATACCGTGAGTATCTGCGCTATGCCAGCCCGGAGGCGGGCGTGGCGCATTTTTCCAGTTCCATCGGCATCGATCTGGCGCAGTTCGGGCTGGACGAACCGATCCGCAGCGGCCCGACGCGGGCCATCGAATCCGTCAGCAAAGCCTTTGAAGGCTGGACGCGGCGGCAGCTGCTAGAGCAGCACGCGCTCGGCGGCCGCTACGCGCTGATTGTCGGCAATCCGTCGCAGGTGGCGGAGGCATTGATCAACTGGCTTGATGAAGGCGGCATCGACGGTTTTAACCTGACGCGCATCGTGAATCCGCAAAGCTATATCGACTTTATCGATCTGGTGGTACCGGAACTTCAGCTGCGCGGACGCTATAAAACCGGCTATCAGCCCGGCACCTTTAGAAAAAAACTTTTTGGCGATAACAGGCTGCCGGATCGTCATCCGGCGGCTCGCGACCGCATCACTTCTGGGGATCCACGATGA
- a CDS encoding MetQ/NlpA family ABC transporter substrate-binding protein: MTFKHLLLAGILGLTSTATLAANYDGPLKVGTTSAFAPPLETAVAEAKKQGLAVDLIEFSDWTAPNVSLENGDIDVNLFQHQPFLDNANQQGGFHLVKYAPAIINNVGLYSLKHSSLAQIPDGGTVAIANDPINGGRGLLLLQKAGLLRLKPGAGLKSTLDDIVENPKHLRILEVEAVQLSRSLEEVDLAQGYPHYLRASGVIDPNNALLFDGLEHPEYVIQFVIRDGHQDDPRLKKFVDIYQHSPVVRASLDKFYGKLYQPGWSQ, encoded by the coding sequence ATGACATTTAAACACCTTTTGCTGGCCGGGATTTTGGGCCTGACTTCGACGGCAACGCTGGCGGCAAACTACGACGGGCCGCTGAAAGTCGGCACCACATCCGCCTTTGCGCCGCCGCTGGAAACCGCCGTAGCCGAGGCGAAAAAGCAGGGACTTGCCGTCGATCTGATCGAATTCAGCGACTGGACCGCGCCCAACGTCAGCCTTGAAAACGGCGATATTGACGTGAATCTGTTTCAGCATCAGCCGTTCCTTGATAACGCTAACCAGCAGGGCGGCTTTCACCTGGTGAAATACGCGCCCGCAATCATCAATAACGTCGGGCTTTATTCGCTGAAACACAGTAGCCTGGCGCAGATCCCCGATGGCGGCACGGTAGCCATCGCCAACGATCCGATTAACGGCGGGCGCGGGCTGCTGCTGTTGCAAAAAGCGGGGCTGCTCAGGCTCAAGCCAGGCGCCGGGCTGAAATCTACCCTGGATGATATTGTGGAAAATCCAAAGCATTTGAGGATCCTCGAAGTGGAGGCGGTACAGCTTTCCCGCTCGCTGGAAGAGGTCGATCTGGCGCAGGGCTATCCGCATTATCTGCGCGCGTCGGGGGTGATCGATCCAAACAACGCGTTGCTGTTTGACGGGCTGGAACACCCTGAATACGTTATTCAGTTTGTCATTCGCGATGGGCATCAGGACGATCCAAGACTGAAAAAGTTTGTCGACATCTATCAGCATTCCCCGGTGGTTCGCGCCAGCCTGGATAAATTTTACGGCAAGCTTTATCAGCCTGGCTGGAGCCAGTAA
- a CDS encoding methionine ABC transporter ATP-binding protein, with product MVSFAWPEQATETEQSVRTSSRVHIAVSGLVKRYPGQHSDALQEINLHIPHGDIFGIIGRSGAGKSSLIRCLNRLENPSAGSVVIEGVDIGSLSATELVNWRRGTGMIFQHFNLLSAKTVRENVELPLRVAGVAKPQRQRKVDELLALVGLEAWQHAYPAQLSGGQKQRVGIARALVHDPQLLLCDEATSALDPETTRAILALLRDINRQKGITIVLITHEMDVIHDLCHQVAVLEQGRIIEQGPVWQVYGDPQQETTRLLLNPHSASLPEPLADRLLPQPSPFSRPLICLHYTGQGAVPDLAKLAVVSGSELTLVQSALEWVQGRQIGRLLLLAAASGQRFQAEDISGRLADRVEVIGYVSA from the coding sequence ATGGTCAGTTTTGCCTGGCCGGAGCAGGCCACGGAAACAGAACAATCGGTGCGGACGAGCAGTCGTGTGCATATTGCCGTAAGCGGCCTGGTGAAACGCTATCCGGGCCAGCACAGCGATGCGTTGCAGGAGATCAACCTGCATATTCCCCACGGCGACATCTTCGGCATTATTGGACGCAGCGGCGCCGGGAAATCATCGTTAATCCGCTGTCTTAACCGGCTGGAAAATCCTTCTGCTGGCAGCGTGGTGATCGAGGGTGTTGATATCGGCAGCCTGTCCGCCACCGAGCTGGTGAACTGGCGTCGCGGCACCGGCATGATCTTCCAGCACTTCAATTTGCTGTCGGCAAAAACGGTACGCGAGAACGTTGAATTACCGCTGCGCGTTGCGGGTGTCGCGAAGCCGCAACGCCAGCGCAAGGTCGATGAACTGCTGGCGCTGGTGGGGCTGGAAGCCTGGCAGCATGCTTATCCGGCCCAGCTTTCCGGCGGCCAAAAGCAGCGCGTGGGGATTGCCCGCGCGCTGGTTCACGATCCCCAACTGCTATTGTGCGATGAGGCGACCTCGGCGCTTGACCCGGAAACCACGCGGGCAATCCTCGCCCTGCTGCGTGATATCAACCGGCAGAAGGGCATCACTATCGTGCTGATCACCCATGAGATGGATGTGATCCACGATTTGTGTCACCAGGTCGCGGTACTGGAACAGGGAAGGATTATTGAACAGGGCCCGGTATGGCAGGTGTATGGTGACCCGCAGCAGGAGACCACGCGGCTGTTGCTGAATCCGCATTCTGCCAGCCTGCCGGAACCGCTGGCAGATCGGCTTCTGCCTCAGCCCTCGCCCTTTTCCCGCCCGCTAATCTGTCTGCATTATACCGGGCAGGGCGCGGTGCCGGATCTGGCCAAACTGGCTGTCGTGTCTGGCAGCGAGCTGACGCTGGTTCAGAGCGCGCTGGAATGGGTGCAGGGACGGCAAATTGGACGGTTGTTACTGCTGGCAGCGGCCAGCGGACAGCGTTTTCAGGCAGAAGATATTTCAGGGCGACTCGCCGATCGTGTGGAGGTAATAGGTTATGTTAGCGCTTGA
- a CDS encoding methionine ABC transporter permease, with protein MLALDRLWQGFLDTLMMVGCSSLAALLSGLPLAVILVTSGRGNLFPAPTVNRLLGWLVNLFRSVPFLILMVALIPFTRLIVGTSYGVWAAVVPLTLAATPFFARIAEVSLREVDKGLIEAAQAMGFHRWHIIWHVLLPEARPGIVSGFTITLVTMINASAMAGAIGAGGLGDLAYRYGYQRFDTQVMVTVIVVLVALVTLLQLCGDRLSRRLNHR; from the coding sequence ATGTTAGCGCTTGATCGACTGTGGCAGGGATTCCTTGATACGCTGATGATGGTGGGATGTTCCTCGCTGGCCGCGCTGCTGTCTGGTCTGCCGCTGGCGGTGATCCTTGTGACGTCCGGCCGGGGAAATCTCTTTCCCGCACCGACGGTAAACCGCCTGCTCGGCTGGCTGGTCAATCTGTTCCGCTCGGTACCGTTTCTGATTTTGATGGTGGCACTGATCCCCTTTACCCGTCTGATTGTGGGCACCAGCTACGGCGTCTGGGCGGCGGTAGTGCCGCTGACGCTGGCGGCAACGCCCTTCTTTGCCCGCATCGCCGAAGTCAGCCTGCGCGAAGTGGACAAAGGGCTGATCGAGGCGGCGCAGGCGATGGGTTTTCATCGCTGGCACATTATCTGGCACGTGCTGCTGCCGGAAGCGCGGCCCGGCATCGTCAGCGGTTTTACCATTACGCTGGTGACAATGATCAACGCCTCGGCAATGGCAGGCGCTATTGGCGCGGGCGGACTCGGGGATCTGGCTTACCGCTACGGCTATCAGCGTTTCGATACCCAGGTCATGGTGACGGTGATCGTGGTGCTGGTAGCATTAGTTACGCTGCTGCAACTCTGCGGCGATCGCCTGTCGCGTCGGTTAAATCATCGCTGA